The bacterium genome has a segment encoding these proteins:
- a CDS encoding hydrogenase maturation nickel metallochaperone HypA — protein sequence MSIAVGILDIAESEARRADAAVINTIEVEVGALAGIEIPALEFAFEVARRGTLAETATLVVHAIPGRGHCPDCDAEVEIDFAAAVCPACDGAIVTVTSGRELRVRALNVD from the coding sequence ATGAGCATCGCCGTGGGGATCCTCGACATCGCCGAGAGCGAGGCCCGTCGCGCCGATGCCGCCGTGATCAACACCATCGAGGTCGAGGTGGGCGCCCTGGCCGGCATCGAGATCCCGGCCCTCGAATTCGCCTTCGAGGTGGCGCGGCGCGGCACCCTGGCCGAGACGGCCACCCTCGTGGTCCACGCCATCCCGGGGCGCGGCCACTGCCCCGACTGCGACGCCGAGGTGGAGATCGACTTCGCCGCGGCGGTCTGCCCCGCCTGCGACGGCGCCATCGTGACGGTGACGTCCGGCCGCGAGCTGCGGGTCAGGGCCCTGAACGTCGACTAG
- a CDS encoding sulfite exporter TauE/SafE family protein: MESDLGILAVTAATIGFVHTITGPDHYLPFIVIGRARRWGLGRTLTTTALCGLGHVLSSVVLGAVGIGLGVAVGKLEIIEGTRGEIAAWLLMSFGLLYAVWGLRQARRGRVHTHRHAHGDGTVHRHDHDHHAAHAHVHEAPAGQTNLTPWALFIIFVLGPCEPLIPILMYPAAQASLGGLVAVTAIFGVVTIATMLGMVVLADRGVRLLPLGAAERYAHALAGGAILGSGMAIRFLGL, from the coding sequence ATGGAATCCGACCTGGGCATCCTCGCCGTCACCGCCGCGACCATCGGTTTCGTGCACACGATCACCGGTCCGGACCACTACCTCCCCTTCATCGTCATCGGTCGCGCCCGCCGCTGGGGCCTGGGCCGCACGCTGACGACGACGGCCCTGTGCGGACTCGGCCACGTGCTCAGTTCGGTGGTGCTCGGCGCCGTGGGCATCGGCCTGGGCGTGGCGGTCGGCAAGCTCGAGATCATCGAGGGGACGCGCGGCGAGATCGCGGCCTGGCTGCTCATGTCGTTCGGACTGCTCTACGCCGTGTGGGGCCTGCGCCAGGCGCGGCGCGGCCGCGTGCACACCCACCGGCACGCCCACGGCGACGGCACCGTCCACCGGCACGACCACGACCACCACGCCGCCCACGCCCACGTGCACGAGGCGCCGGCCGGCCAGACGAACCTGACGCCGTGGGCCCTGTTCATCATCTTCGTGCTCGGACCGTGCGAGCCGCTGATCCCGATCCTCATGTATCCGGCGGCCCAGGCCAGCCTCGGCGGCCTCGTGGCGGTCACGGCGATCTTCGGCGTCGTCACCATCGCGACCATGCTCGGCATGGTCGTGCTGGCCGACCGCGGCGTGCGGCTGCTGCCCCTGGGCGCGGCCGAGCGCTATGCCCACGCCCTGGCCGGCGGCGCCATCCTCGGCAGCGGCATGGCGATCCGCTTCCTCGGGCTGTAG
- a CDS encoding hydrogenase small subunit, translated as MDPTRIPHPNSPETTARKMGRRDFLRVITAAAASIGLSSSVAVKMAEAAAAGLKPSVIWLHFQECTGCTESLLRTSHPDVAELILDLISLDYHETLAAAAGYQIEKSLHDAMEQHKGKYVLVVEGAIPEKDGGVYCKVAGKTALDSLREVAEHAGAIVAIGSCASFGGIPAAPPNPTGATGAPMILKDKTVVTIPGCPANPYNFLGVVLQYATLGTLPALDEKGRPKFAYGRVIHEDCPRRPHFDAGRFAQQFGDENHRNGYCLYKLGCKGPATHANCSLKHFNDVDGCWPIGIGHPCVGCTEQQLAFRVPIHTTVDIERPTPPDTYPPIFAEHKGPSPAATAVGGAVVGAALGAAWVKSRRLDAEDEGEE; from the coding sequence ATGGACCCGACCCGCATCCCGCATCCGAACTCGCCCGAGACCACCGCCCGCAAGATGGGCCGCCGCGACTTCCTGCGCGTCATCACCGCCGCGGCCGCCTCGATCGGTCTGTCCAGTTCGGTGGCCGTGAAGATGGCCGAGGCCGCGGCCGCCGGCCTGAAGCCGTCGGTCATCTGGCTGCACTTCCAGGAATGTACCGGCTGCACCGAATCGCTCCTGCGCACGTCGCACCCGGACGTGGCCGAGCTCATCCTCGACCTGATCTCGCTGGACTACCACGAGACCCTCGCCGCGGCGGCCGGCTACCAGATCGAGAAATCGCTGCACGACGCCATGGAGCAGCACAAGGGCAAGTACGTCCTCGTGGTCGAGGGCGCGATCCCCGAGAAGGACGGCGGCGTGTACTGCAAGGTCGCGGGCAAGACGGCCCTCGACTCGCTGCGCGAGGTGGCGGAGCACGCGGGCGCCATCGTGGCCATCGGCTCGTGCGCCTCGTTCGGCGGCATCCCGGCCGCGCCGCCGAACCCGACCGGCGCCACGGGCGCGCCCATGATCCTCAAGGACAAGACCGTGGTCACGATCCCGGGCTGCCCGGCCAATCCCTACAACTTCCTCGGCGTGGTGCTGCAGTACGCCACCCTGGGCACCCTGCCGGCCCTCGACGAGAAGGGCCGGCCGAAGTTCGCCTACGGACGCGTGATCCACGAGGACTGCCCGCGGCGGCCCCACTTCGACGCCGGCCGCTTCGCGCAGCAGTTCGGCGACGAGAACCACCGCAACGGCTACTGCCTCTACAAGCTGGGCTGCAAGGGCCCGGCGACCCACGCCAACTGCTCCCTGAAGCACTTCAACGACGTGGACGGCTGCTGGCCCATCGGCATCGGGCATCCCTGCGTGGGCTGCACCGAGCAGCAGCTGGCCTTCCGCGTGCCCATCCACACGACGGTCGACATCGAGCGGCCGACACCGCCCGACACCTACCCGCCCATCTTCGCCGAGCACAAGGGCCCGAGCCCGGCGGCGACGGCCGTGGGCGGGGCCGTGGTCGGCGCGGCCCTGGGCGCAGCCTGGGTGAAGTCGCGCAGGCTCGACGCCGAGGACGAGGGGGAGGAGTAG
- the hybA gene encoding hydrogenase 2 operon protein HybA, giving the protein MDRTRRSFLKGLAIAGTSAAAAAVPVVSEASQARHAPEDAVGMLYDTTRCIGCKACVVACHEANDLPPDNRTDALHDQPQALNDRTKNIIKLYKEEGRRSYMKQQCMHCIDPACAGACMIGALQKREHGIVTWDPNRCIGCRYCQVACPYSIPKFEWESTNPRIVKCELCNHRIKDGGIPACCEVCPREAVVYGKYTELLAEAKRRQAEHPGRYVDKIYGEHDGGGTQVLYLSHVPFEKLGLPTLGEKSVPSLNRTIQHGIYKGMIAPAALYAVMGGVMLRNRKKNRDEEGGDA; this is encoded by the coding sequence ATGGACCGCACGAGACGATCCTTCCTGAAGGGACTGGCCATCGCCGGCACGTCGGCCGCCGCGGCCGCGGTGCCGGTGGTGAGCGAGGCGAGCCAGGCCCGCCACGCCCCCGAGGACGCGGTGGGCATGCTGTACGACACCACCCGCTGCATCGGCTGCAAGGCCTGCGTCGTGGCCTGCCACGAGGCCAACGACCTGCCGCCCGACAACCGCACCGACGCCCTGCACGACCAGCCGCAGGCCCTGAACGACCGCACCAAGAACATCATCAAGCTCTACAAGGAAGAGGGCCGGCGGTCGTACATGAAGCAGCAGTGCATGCACTGCATCGATCCGGCCTGCGCCGGCGCCTGCATGATCGGCGCCCTGCAGAAGCGCGAGCACGGCATCGTGACCTGGGATCCGAACCGCTGCATCGGCTGCCGCTACTGCCAGGTGGCCTGCCCCTACAGCATCCCGAAGTTCGAGTGGGAAAGCACGAACCCGCGCATCGTCAAGTGCGAGCTCTGCAACCACCGCATCAAGGACGGCGGCATCCCCGCCTGCTGCGAGGTGTGCCCGCGCGAGGCGGTCGTGTACGGCAAGTACACCGAGCTGCTGGCCGAGGCGAAGCGGCGCCAGGCCGAGCACCCGGGCCGCTACGTCGACAAGATCTACGGCGAGCACGACGGCGGCGGCACCCAGGTGCTGTACCTCTCGCACGTGCCCTTCGAGAAGCTCGGCCTGCCGACCCTCGGCGAGAAGTCGGTGCCCAGCCTGAACCGCACCATCCAGCACGGCATCTACAAGGGCATGATCGCCCCGGCGGCGCTGTACGCGGTCATGGGCGGCGTCATGCTGCGCAACCGGAAGAAGAACCGGGACGAGGAAGGGGGGGACGCATGA
- the hybB gene encoding Ni/Fe-hydrogenase cytochrome b subunit, translating into MSGHKATPVGGPLLTRTTGTLLAITLVGAALAIWRFAVGLGPSTGLSDGYPWGIWIAFDVVTGTALACGGYAMALLVYIFNRGKYHGLVRPALLTSALGYSVAAIGIIIDVGKPWYIWRIPVSVGKWNLDSALLEVALCVMTYVIVLWIELSPAFLEKWGEKSGLARGLGAFMDKALIWFIALGMVLPTMHQSSLGSVIMLAGPRLHGLWHTGWLPFLFLVSCIAMGYAVVVMESTLSSRAFGRVREDRMLVSLSNVIAFVLLVFVAVRLIDLVVTGKTALLFGAGGLSALFWVEMALFLVPALMLLAGRGHLGIGTMFRAALMIVFGGAMYRFDAYLVAFNPGPGWAYFPSVPEIVITLGLVAMEILVFIVLVKSFPILSGTRPAAAATK; encoded by the coding sequence ATGAGCGGACACAAGGCGACACCCGTCGGCGGACCGCTGCTGACCCGGACCACGGGCACCCTGCTCGCGATCACCCTGGTCGGCGCGGCGCTGGCAATCTGGCGCTTCGCGGTGGGCCTCGGCCCCTCGACCGGCCTGAGCGACGGCTACCCCTGGGGCATCTGGATCGCCTTCGACGTGGTCACGGGCACGGCCCTGGCCTGCGGCGGCTACGCCATGGCCCTGCTGGTCTACATCTTCAACCGCGGCAAGTACCACGGCCTGGTGCGGCCGGCGCTGCTGACCAGTGCGCTGGGCTACTCGGTGGCGGCCATCGGCATCATCATCGACGTGGGCAAGCCCTGGTACATCTGGCGCATTCCCGTCTCGGTGGGCAAGTGGAACCTCGACTCGGCGCTGCTCGAGGTGGCGCTGTGCGTGATGACCTACGTCATCGTGCTGTGGATCGAGCTCTCGCCCGCGTTCCTCGAGAAGTGGGGCGAGAAGTCGGGCCTGGCGCGCGGCCTGGGGGCCTTCATGGACAAGGCCCTGATCTGGTTCATCGCCCTGGGCATGGTGCTGCCGACCATGCACCAGAGCTCGCTGGGTTCGGTGATCATGCTCGCCGGGCCGCGGCTGCACGGCCTGTGGCACACGGGCTGGCTGCCGTTCCTCTTCCTCGTCTCCTGCATCGCCATGGGCTACGCCGTGGTGGTCATGGAGTCGACGCTCTCGAGCCGGGCCTTCGGGCGCGTGCGCGAGGACCGCATGCTGGTCTCGCTCTCGAACGTGATCGCCTTCGTGCTGCTGGTCTTCGTGGCCGTGCGGCTGATCGACCTGGTCGTCACGGGCAAGACGGCGCTGCTCTTCGGCGCCGGCGGCCTGAGCGCCCTGTTCTGGGTGGAGATGGCCCTCTTCCTCGTGCCGGCGCTGATGCTGCTGGCCGGTCGCGGCCACCTGGGCATCGGCACCATGTTCCGCGCCGCCCTGATGATCGTGTTCGGCGGGGCCATGTACCGCTTCGACGCGTACCTGGTCGCCTTCAACCCGGGCCCCGGCTGGGCCTACTTCCCCAGCGTGCCCGAGATCGTCATCACCCTCGGCCTGGTCGCCATGGAGATCCTGGTCTTCATCGTCCTGGTCAAGAGTTTCCCCATTCTCAGCGGCACCCGTCCGGCGGCCGCCGCAACCAAGTAG
- a CDS encoding nickel-dependent hydrogenase large subunit, which yields MSKRITVDPVTRIEGHLRIDVEVDGGQVTKAWSSGQMWRGIENILKGRDPREAWLFTQRFCGVCTTVHAIASVRAVENAVGIEVPLNAQYIRNLIVSAHAMHDHIVHFFHLSALDWVDVVSALDADVAATAKLAQSLSPWPRNSRQELQAVKDRLSGYVARGQLGPFANGYWGHKAMKLPPEVNLLAVSHYLQALDYQREINKVVAILGGKTPNIQNLAVGGVANAINLDSPSTINMNTLYQIKNLLDDVQAFIKDVYLTDVCAIGAMYPDWLGYGKGVVNYLAVPDLPLDTAGTKFDLPGGTIMKGDLDTFKPITSFGEDYFGKNVTEGIAHSWYEGDWDRHPYEEDTVPNFTDFQDDGKYSWIKSPRFGGEVMQVGPLAQVLVGFKGGHEPTVKWLTWAVDLASKVAGTQLGPQHLHSTLGRHLARAVRTAVIGELAQKHWQLLVENIATGDTDTFNAPTFTGTQMGFGFHEAPRGTLSHFIVIQDGKIANYQAVVPSTWNAGPRDAQNRPGPYEASLVGNPIADPERPLEVLRTIHSFDPCIACAVHAFDVDGKELGVVRTL from the coding sequence ATGAGCAAGCGAATCACCGTCGATCCCGTGACCCGCATCGAGGGCCATCTGCGCATCGACGTCGAGGTGGACGGCGGCCAGGTGACCAAGGCGTGGTCGTCCGGCCAGATGTGGCGCGGCATCGAGAACATCCTCAAGGGCCGCGACCCGCGCGAGGCCTGGCTCTTCACCCAGCGCTTCTGCGGCGTGTGCACGACCGTGCACGCCATCGCGTCGGTGCGCGCGGTGGAGAACGCCGTGGGCATCGAGGTGCCCCTGAACGCCCAGTACATCCGCAACCTGATCGTGTCGGCCCATGCGATGCACGACCACATCGTGCACTTCTTCCACCTGTCGGCCCTCGACTGGGTCGACGTGGTCTCGGCCCTCGACGCGGACGTGGCGGCGACGGCGAAGCTGGCCCAGTCGCTCAGCCCCTGGCCGCGCAACAGCCGCCAGGAGCTGCAGGCCGTGAAGGACCGGCTCTCGGGCTACGTGGCGCGCGGCCAGCTCGGCCCGTTCGCCAACGGGTACTGGGGCCACAAGGCCATGAAGCTGCCGCCGGAGGTCAATCTCCTGGCCGTGAGCCACTACCTGCAGGCCCTGGACTACCAGCGCGAGATCAACAAGGTCGTGGCCATCCTGGGCGGCAAGACGCCGAACATCCAGAACCTGGCCGTGGGCGGCGTGGCCAACGCCATCAACCTGGACAGCCCCTCGACCATCAACATGAACACCCTGTACCAGATCAAGAACCTGCTCGACGACGTGCAGGCCTTCATCAAGGACGTGTATCTGACGGATGTCTGCGCCATCGGCGCCATGTATCCCGACTGGCTGGGCTACGGCAAGGGCGTCGTGAACTACCTCGCCGTGCCGGACCTGCCCCTGGACACGGCGGGCACGAAGTTCGACCTGCCGGGCGGCACGATCATGAAGGGCGACCTGGACACCTTCAAGCCCATCACGAGCTTCGGCGAGGACTACTTCGGGAAGAACGTGACCGAAGGCATCGCCCACTCGTGGTACGAGGGCGACTGGGACCGGCACCCGTACGAGGAGGACACGGTCCCCAACTTCACCGACTTCCAGGACGACGGGAAGTACAGCTGGATCAAGTCGCCCCGCTTCGGCGGCGAGGTGATGCAGGTCGGTCCGCTGGCCCAGGTGCTGGTCGGCTTCAAGGGAGGCCACGAGCCCACGGTGAAGTGGCTGACCTGGGCGGTCGACCTGGCCAGCAAGGTGGCCGGCACCCAGCTCGGTCCCCAGCACCTGCACTCGACCCTGGGCCGCCATCTGGCCCGGGCCGTGCGCACCGCGGTGATCGGCGAGCTGGCCCAGAAGCACTGGCAGCTGCTGGTGGAGAACATCGCCACCGGCGACACCGACACCTTCAACGCGCCGACCTTCACCGGCACCCAGATGGGCTTCGGCTTCCACGAGGCGCCGCGGGGCACGCTGTCGCACTTCATCGTCATCCAGGACGGGAAGATCGCCAACTACCAGGCGGTCGTGCCCTCGACCTGGAACGCGGGGCCGCGCGACGCCCAGAACCGGCCGGGCCCCTACGAGGCCTCGCTGGTGGGCAACCCCATCGCCGATCCCGAGCGGCCGCTCGAGGTGCTGCGGACGATCCACTCGTTCGATCCGTGCATTGCCTGTGCGGTGCACGCTTTCGACGTGGATGGCAAGGAGCTCGGCGTGGTGCGGACGTTGTAG
- a CDS encoding hydrogenase maturation protease → MGDDALGPTAIAHLVAGYEFPAGVHVEDLGTPGNDLHPQLAGRDHIILVDVVKADGTPGEVREYRREAILAHAPGLRTGSHDPGLKEALFALEFAGEEPELLLVGVVPGEIGHAKGLTSAVRVALPAVEAAVLAELERLGVPATPRAAPAAPELWWEHDG, encoded by the coding sequence ATGGGGGATGATGCCCTGGGGCCGACGGCCATCGCGCACCTGGTGGCGGGGTACGAGTTTCCGGCCGGGGTGCACGTGGAGGACCTGGGGACGCCGGGCAACGACCTGCACCCGCAGCTCGCGGGGCGCGACCACATCATCCTCGTCGACGTGGTCAAGGCGGACGGCACGCCGGGCGAGGTGCGCGAGTACCGCCGCGAGGCGATCCTGGCCCACGCGCCGGGGCTGCGCACCGGGAGCCATGATCCCGGCCTGAAGGAGGCCCTCTTCGCCCTCGAGTTCGCCGGCGAGGAACCGGAGCTGCTGCTGGTGGGCGTCGTGCCCGGCGAGATCGGCCATGCCAAGGGGCTGACGTCGGCCGTGCGGGTGGCCCTGCCGGCGGTCGAGGCGGCGGTGCTGGCCGAGCTCGAGCGGCTGGGTGTTCCCGCGACGCCGCGCGCGGCGCCGGCCGCGCCCGAACTGTGGTGGGAGCACGATGGGTAG
- a CDS encoding serine/threonine protein kinase produces the protein MDKELYARIRALLPRLLPLSPAERAALLDAECGDDDNLRREIVDLLAHEDSVAGLAGTAGPVLDPDLAGAAFAGADRDAAPPDAIGPYAIGEELGRGGMGVVYRAEQTAPLRRTVALKIIKRGMDTDAVVARFRTERQALALMNHPHVAQVLDAGATDDGRPYYVMEYVDGEPITRFCDRAQATPGQRLDLFLQVCGAVQHAHQRGIIHRDLKPSNVLAQATPEGDRTKVIDFGIAKAVSDPLTGGTLMTQSGQILGTPEYMSPEQAGIIDHPIDTRTDVYCLGALLYELLSGRTPYRFDSYGFGDIRKVFRDHDPSRPSTAVTEHDGPTGGAGGAQSGGGTTTAEEISRLRGRSVERLRKELQGDLDNIVLMAMHKDPERRYPSVDALAEDIRRYRSQLPVRARPDSWTYRANKFIRRNALGVTLFVVISILLTALLLNTLVQSQRVERQRDRAVRAETQARTEAAAAREVSDFLAELFLVNDPGEARGNTITAREILDQGAERIRQELGEQPVVRARLMNTIGAVYQNLGLYAEADTLVDEALRIRRETLGDDAPDVAESLLQKSWLVRDEGRPEEALPLARRALEIRQAAYGPEHKLINEAMYHVASTTEELGDLETAIPLFREVLRLDRKLLGDADPQVPESMNNLAVALAAYGEMDEAEQLYRESLRLNREILGTDHPEVATSAANLANLLFQSGKRDEGLALAEEALEIRTRVLGRDHPHTAIAAGNLGIKYYGLKRYDDAERLLRESLRVKQASNGPRHPSTAHAWILLGLSQLGREDAKAAEESFGEALSIYRETMPPGHNNTARALHGLGGALMQQGRYDEAEPLLVEALTIRREALPAGHREIAESLQRLGEFRLETGDLAAAEALLSECWESQRGDDGPLNTRARKAARTLARVYVALGDSARAQEYRDLGRNPDE, from the coding sequence ATGGACAAGGAACTCTACGCCCGCATCCGCGCCCTGCTGCCGCGGCTGCTGCCGCTGTCGCCGGCGGAGCGCGCCGCGCTGCTCGACGCCGAATGCGGCGACGACGACAACCTGCGCCGCGAGATCGTGGACCTGCTCGCCCACGAGGACTCGGTGGCGGGGCTGGCCGGCACCGCCGGGCCGGTGCTCGATCCGGACCTGGCCGGGGCCGCCTTCGCCGGCGCGGACCGCGACGCGGCACCGCCCGATGCCATCGGGCCCTACGCCATCGGCGAGGAGCTCGGCCGGGGCGGCATGGGTGTCGTCTACCGCGCCGAGCAGACCGCGCCCCTGCGCCGCACCGTCGCCCTGAAGATCATCAAGCGCGGCATGGACACCGACGCGGTCGTGGCCCGCTTCCGCACCGAGCGCCAGGCCCTCGCCCTCATGAACCACCCGCACGTGGCCCAGGTGCTCGACGCCGGCGCCACCGACGACGGCCGCCCCTACTACGTCATGGAGTACGTGGACGGCGAGCCCATCACCCGCTTCTGCGACCGCGCCCAGGCCACGCCCGGCCAGCGCCTCGACCTCTTCCTGCAGGTGTGCGGCGCGGTGCAGCACGCCCACCAGCGCGGCATCATCCACCGCGACCTGAAGCCGTCGAACGTGCTCGCCCAGGCGACGCCCGAGGGCGACCGCACCAAGGTCATCGACTTCGGCATCGCCAAAGCCGTGTCCGATCCGCTCACCGGCGGCACCCTGATGACCCAGAGCGGCCAGATCCTCGGCACGCCCGAGTACATGAGCCCCGAGCAGGCCGGCATCATCGACCATCCCATCGACACCCGCACCGACGTGTACTGCCTCGGCGCCCTGCTCTACGAGCTTCTGTCCGGGCGCACGCCGTACCGCTTCGACAGCTACGGTTTCGGCGACATCCGCAAGGTCTTCCGCGACCACGACCCGAGCCGGCCGAGCACCGCCGTCACCGAACACGACGGCCCCACCGGCGGGGCCGGCGGCGCGCAGAGCGGCGGCGGCACCACCACCGCCGAGGAGATCAGCCGGCTGCGCGGCCGCAGCGTCGAACGGCTGCGCAAGGAGCTGCAGGGCGACCTGGACAACATCGTGCTCATGGCCATGCACAAGGATCCCGAACGGCGCTACCCGTCGGTCGACGCCCTGGCCGAGGACATCCGCCGCTACCGGTCCCAGCTGCCCGTCCGGGCCCGGCCCGACAGCTGGACCTACCGCGCCAACAAGTTCATCCGGCGCAACGCGTTGGGCGTGACGTTGTTCGTGGTGATCTCGATCCTGCTGACGGCGCTGCTGCTCAACACGCTGGTGCAGTCGCAGCGTGTCGAACGCCAGCGCGACCGGGCCGTGCGCGCCGAGACCCAGGCGCGCACCGAGGCCGCGGCGGCCCGCGAGGTGAGCGACTTCCTGGCGGAGCTGTTCCTGGTGAACGATCCCGGCGAGGCGCGGGGCAACACCATCACCGCCCGCGAGATCCTCGACCAGGGCGCCGAGCGCATCCGGCAGGAGCTGGGCGAGCAGCCGGTGGTGCGGGCCCGGCTGATGAACACGATCGGGGCGGTGTACCAGAACCTGGGCCTGTACGCCGAGGCCGACACGCTGGTCGACGAGGCGCTGCGCATCCGGCGCGAGACCCTGGGCGACGACGCGCCCGACGTGGCCGAGTCGCTGCTCCAGAAGTCGTGGCTGGTGCGCGACGAGGGCCGGCCCGAGGAGGCCCTGCCGCTGGCCCGGCGGGCCCTGGAGATCCGGCAGGCGGCCTACGGGCCCGAGCACAAGCTCATCAACGAGGCCATGTACCACGTGGCGTCGACCACCGAGGAGCTCGGCGACCTGGAGACGGCGATCCCGCTCTTCCGCGAGGTGCTGCGCCTGGACCGCAAACTGCTCGGCGACGCCGACCCGCAGGTCCCCGAGAGCATGAACAACCTGGCCGTGGCCCTGGCCGCCTACGGCGAGATGGACGAGGCCGAGCAGCTCTACCGCGAGAGCCTGCGCCTGAACCGCGAGATCCTGGGCACCGACCACCCCGAGGTGGCCACCAGTGCGGCCAACCTGGCCAACCTGCTCTTCCAGTCGGGCAAGCGCGACGAGGGCCTGGCCCTGGCCGAGGAGGCCCTGGAGATCCGCACCCGGGTGCTCGGCCGCGACCACCCGCACACGGCCATCGCGGCGGGCAACCTGGGCATCAAGTACTACGGCCTGAAGCGGTACGACGACGCCGAGCGCCTGCTGCGCGAGAGCCTGCGGGTCAAGCAGGCGTCGAACGGACCGCGCCATCCTTCGACGGCCCACGCCTGGATCCTGCTCGGGCTCTCCCAGCTCGGGCGCGAGGACGCCAAGGCGGCCGAGGAATCGTTCGGCGAGGCGCTGAGCATCTATCGCGAGACGATGCCGCCGGGGCACAACAACACCGCGCGGGCCCTGCACGGCCTGGGCGGCGCCCTCATGCAGCAGGGGCGCTACGACGAGGCCGAACCGCTGCTGGTCGAGGCCCTGACGATCCGGCGCGAGGCCCTGCCCGCGGGGCATCGGGAGATCGCCGAGTCGCTGCAGCGGCTGGGCGAATTCCGCCTCGAGACCGGCGACCTGGCCGCGGCCGAGGCGCTGCTGAGCGAATGCTGGGAGAGCCAGCGCGGGGACGACGGCCCCCTCAACACCCGGGCGCGCAAGGCGGCGCGCACCCTGGCGCGGGTGTACGTGGCCCTGGGAGATTCGGCGCGGGCGCAGGAGTACCGGGACCTGGGCCGGAATCCCGATGAGTAG